Proteins encoded in a region of the Lysobacterales bacterium genome:
- a CDS encoding ACT domain-containing protein has product MTGETQLTVLLRTLAPERQPGDYVYATLPALQAELDPILLFRESEGWTHVLRREVADAAGLAYTFPCAWLTLRVHSSLQAVGLTAAVADALADAGIACNAVAAYYHDHLFVPLDRADEASDILRRLSRS; this is encoded by the coding sequence ATGACCGGCGAGACCCAGCTGACCGTGCTGCTGCGCACGCTGGCGCCGGAACGGCAGCCCGGCGACTACGTTTATGCCACGCTGCCGGCGCTGCAAGCCGAGCTCGACCCGATCCTGCTGTTTCGGGAGTCGGAAGGCTGGACCCACGTGCTGCGCCGCGAGGTTGCGGATGCGGCGGGGCTTGCGTACACCTTCCCCTGCGCCTGGCTGACCTTGCGGGTGCATTCGTCCCTGCAGGCGGTCGGGCTGACCGCCGCCGTCGCGGACGCGTTGGCCGATGCCGGCATCGCCTGCAATGCCGTGGCGGCGTACTATCACGATCATCTGTTCGTGCCGCTGGATCGCGCCGACGAGGCGAGCGACATCCTGCGGCGACTGTCGCGGAGCTGA